In Panulirus ornatus isolate Po-2019 chromosome 30, ASM3632096v1, whole genome shotgun sequence, a single genomic region encodes these proteins:
- the Snr1 gene encoding SWI/SNF-related matrix-associated actin-dependent regulator of chromatin subfamily B member 1 isoform X2, whose translation MAKTYGDKPVSFQLEENGEFWCIGSEVGNYLRLFRGSLYKKFPGMYRRSITNDERKKLMELGLTQHVLASNISLLRASEVEDIIEGNEDRYKAVSVRQQQDPEAAAARAERTVKKPAAPWVPTISNSSHLDAVPQATPINRNRIISKKIRTFPMCYDDLDPAQIHENSCQREELVPIRLDMEIEGQKLRDTFTWNKNEMLVSPEQFAELLCDDLDLNPLMFVPAISTSIKQQADQFPSQIIISDHSDTRIVIKLNIHVGNISLNDQFEWDMSEPENSPEDFASKLCSELGLGGEFVTAIAYSIRGQLFWHQRTYAFSESPLPCVEVPFRSQSEAEQWSPFLETLTDAEMEKKIRDQDRNTRRMRRLANTTPGW comes from the exons ATGGCGAAAACATACGGTGATAAGCCTGTTAGCTTTCAGCtagaagaaaatggggaattTTGGTGTATTGGATCTGAG GTTGGAAATTATCTGCGACTGTTTCGTGGATCATTGTACAAAAAATTTCCTGGTATGTACAGGCGCTCAATCACCaatgatgaaagaaagaagttgatGGAACTTG GCCTGACTCAGCATGTGTTAGCATCCAACATTTCACTGTTACGAGCATCTGAGGTTGAGGACATCATTGAAGGGAATGAGGATAGATATAAAGCAGTATCAGTACGTCAGCAGCAGGATCCAGAGGCTGCTGCTGCCAG AGCTGAGCGCACTGTGAAGAAACCTGCAGCCCCGTGGGTCCCAACTATTTCTAACTCATCTCACCTCGATGCTGTGCCTCAAGCGACACCAATCAATCGGAATCGTATTATCTCTAAGAAGATTCGTACCTTCCCCATGTG TTATGATGATCTTGACCCTGCCCAAATCCATGAGAATTCTTGCCAGAGAGAAGAATTGGTACCCATCAGGTTGGATATGGAAATTGAGGGTCAGAAGCTGCGAGATACATTTACATGGAATAAAAATG AGATGCTCGTGAGTCCAGAACAGTTTGCAGAGCTTCTGTGTGATGACCTGGATCTGAATCCCTTAATGTTTGTTCCAGCCATATCTACTTCTATTAAGCAGCAAGCTGATCAGTTTCCCTCTCAGATTATTATCTCAGATCATTCAGACACCAGAATAGTTATCAAG CTGAATATCCATGTTGGCAATATATCTCTAAATGATCAGTTTGAATGGGACATGTCGGAACCTGAAAATTCACCAGAAGACTTTGCTTCCAAGTTATGCTCTGAGCTTGGCCTGGGGGGTGAATTTGTAACAGCAATTGCATATTCTATTCGAGGACAGCTTTTCTGGCACCAACGCACTTATGCCTTTAG TGAATCACCTCTTCCATGTGTGGAGGTGCCATTTCGGTCACAAAGTGAAGCTGAACAATGGTCACCCTTTCTTGAGACACTTACTGATGCTGAAATGGAGAAGAAAATCAGGGACCAGGATAGAAACACAAG
- the LOC139758552 gene encoding apolipoprotein D-like, with protein MVGTSCWWSSLLLVLTVVGREAAWAQVLFKGTCPNIPPMKDFDPEAFLGRWYEIERFFVSYEAAAGTCWVEVYLHDPDRGYYTRLEWKERLTEKILSIENGLTLSEEPGRLRYVLQRPNIPFLQGEYLILATDYSSYALAWQCQDLPLIFGHTEILWFLSKEQHPNSATVQSAKHIAAGLGLQVSFLLEQDRTSCPP; from the exons ATGGTAGGAACTTCCTGCTGGTGgtcttccctcctgctggtgctgacgGTGGTTGGGCGGGAGGCAGCCTGGGCCCAGGTGCTGTTCAAAGGAACCTGCCCCAACATACCTCCCATGAAAGACTTCGACCCTGAAGCT TTCCTGGGCCGGTGGTACGAGATTGAGCGGTTCTTTGTTTCGTACGAAGCAGCGGCGGGAACCTGCTGGGTGGAGGTGTACCTACACGACCCTGACCGTGGCTACTACACCCGCCTCGAGTGGAAAGAACGACT GACGGAGAAGATTCTTAGTATAGAAAACGGATTAACCCTCAGCGAGGAGCCAGGGAGACTACGTTATGTGCTCCAGAGGCCCAACATTCCTT TCTTACAGGGTGAGTACCTTATCCTGGCAACCGACTATTCCTCATATGCCCTCGCCTGGCAGTGTCAAGACCTACCTCTCATTTTTGGTCACACTG AGATCCTATGGTTCTTGTCGAAGGAGCAACACCCGAACTCTGCCACAGTCCAGTCTGCCAAGCACATCGCAGCAGGGCTAGGCTTGCAGGTCTCTTTcctccttgagcaagacaggacCAGCTGCCCTCCTTAG
- the SdhD gene encoding succinate dehydrogenase [ubiquinone] cytochrome b small subunit, mitochondrial — MATQVALRSFCRNCVPASRFGSLKLNGLYLVPSRIISPAVTQVTSRALVPYQTKPFSVSPVARAAPEIEQAGHDHVLHWTAERILSVVLLGTIPLAVAFPTPSVEYFLALSMTVHSHWGVEAIVVDYVRPSIFGKIIPKLAVGAVYVLSFVTLGGLCYFIYTDVGIVNAVKLLWKL; from the exons ATGGCGACGCAAGTAGCTCTAAGAAGCTTTTGTAGAAATT GTGTGCCTGCGAGCCGGTTTGGTTCATTGAAGTTAAATGGATTATACCTGGTTCCCTCTCGTATAATTTCCCCAGCAGTGACACAAGTTACCTCACGAGCCCTAGTTCCATATCAG ACAAAGCCCTTCAGTGTGTCACCTGTTGCCAGAGCGGCACCTGAGATTGAACAAGCTGGTCATGACCATGTCTTACATTGGACTGCTGAGCGTATTCTGTCAGTTGTGCTCTTGGGTACCATCCCATTAGCAGTAGCCTTTCCTACCCCATCTGTGGAATACTTTTTGGCACTTTCAATGACTGTTCATTCACACTG gggtgTTGAGGCTATTGTTGTAGACTATGTTCGTCCTAGTATATTTGGGAAGATCATCCCAAAATTGGCAGTAGGTGCTGTCTATGTTCTTTCATTCGTAACATTAGGAGGCCTCTGCTACTTCATCTACACAGATGTAGGCATCGTCAATGCTGTGAAGCTGCTCTGGAAGTTATAG
- the Snr1 gene encoding SWI/SNF-related matrix-associated actin-dependent regulator of chromatin subfamily B member 1 isoform X1, translated as MAKTYGDKPVSFQLEENGEFWCIGSEVGNYLRLFRGSLYKKFPGMYRRSITNDERKKLMELGLTQHVLASNISLLRASEVEDIIEGNEDRYKAVSVRQQQDPEAAAARAERTVKKPAAPWVPTISNSSHLDAVPQATPINRNRIISKKIRTFPMCYDDLDPAQIHENSCQREELVPIRLDMEIEGQKLRDTFTWNKNEMLVSPEQFAELLCDDLDLNPLMFVPAISTSIKQQADQFPSQIIISDHSDTRIVIKLNIHVGNISLNDQFEWDMSEPENSPEDFASKLCSELGLGGEFVTAIAYSIRGQLFWHQRTYAFSSESPLPCVEVPFRSQSEAEQWSPFLETLTDAEMEKKIRDQDRNTRRMRRLANTTPGW; from the exons ATGGCGAAAACATACGGTGATAAGCCTGTTAGCTTTCAGCtagaagaaaatggggaattTTGGTGTATTGGATCTGAG GTTGGAAATTATCTGCGACTGTTTCGTGGATCATTGTACAAAAAATTTCCTGGTATGTACAGGCGCTCAATCACCaatgatgaaagaaagaagttgatGGAACTTG GCCTGACTCAGCATGTGTTAGCATCCAACATTTCACTGTTACGAGCATCTGAGGTTGAGGACATCATTGAAGGGAATGAGGATAGATATAAAGCAGTATCAGTACGTCAGCAGCAGGATCCAGAGGCTGCTGCTGCCAG AGCTGAGCGCACTGTGAAGAAACCTGCAGCCCCGTGGGTCCCAACTATTTCTAACTCATCTCACCTCGATGCTGTGCCTCAAGCGACACCAATCAATCGGAATCGTATTATCTCTAAGAAGATTCGTACCTTCCCCATGTG TTATGATGATCTTGACCCTGCCCAAATCCATGAGAATTCTTGCCAGAGAGAAGAATTGGTACCCATCAGGTTGGATATGGAAATTGAGGGTCAGAAGCTGCGAGATACATTTACATGGAATAAAAATG AGATGCTCGTGAGTCCAGAACAGTTTGCAGAGCTTCTGTGTGATGACCTGGATCTGAATCCCTTAATGTTTGTTCCAGCCATATCTACTTCTATTAAGCAGCAAGCTGATCAGTTTCCCTCTCAGATTATTATCTCAGATCATTCAGACACCAGAATAGTTATCAAG CTGAATATCCATGTTGGCAATATATCTCTAAATGATCAGTTTGAATGGGACATGTCGGAACCTGAAAATTCACCAGAAGACTTTGCTTCCAAGTTATGCTCTGAGCTTGGCCTGGGGGGTGAATTTGTAACAGCAATTGCATATTCTATTCGAGGACAGCTTTTCTGGCACCAACGCACTTATGCCTTTAG CAGTGAATCACCTCTTCCATGTGTGGAGGTGCCATTTCGGTCACAAAGTGAAGCTGAACAATGGTCACCCTTTCTTGAGACACTTACTGATGCTGAAATGGAGAAGAAAATCAGGGACCAGGATAGAAACACAAG